GTCCCCAAGGGCTTCTAAGCCATTGAACTATCCCCAGGCCATCATATCCCCAAGGCCACTGTGCTGTCCCCCAGGCACCATGTCCCCAGGACTGTGTAAACCACCATGCACTCCCCAGGGGCACCATGTCCCCGAGAGCCACCAACCCCCCATGCAGCCCCTGGGGCAACATCCCCAAGGGccaccctgtgctgtgccatggccACGCTGAGCCGTGTCCCCGCAGGTGGCCTGCATGCAGTTCATCAACATCGTGGTGCACTCGGTGGAGAACATGAACTTCCGCGTGTTCCTGCAGTACGAGTTCACCCACCTGGGGCTGGACCAGTACCTGGAGGTGGGTGATCCCGAGGGTGGGGGTGCCAGGGGCGCTGCCAGCGCTGGCGGTGACACCGGCTGTGCGTCGGCAGACTCTGCGCCTCACCGAGAGCGACAAGCTGCAGGTGCAGATCCAAGCCTACCTGGACAACGTCTTCGATGTGGGGACCATGCTGGAGGATTCGGAGACCAAGACGGCGGTGCTGGAGCAcatggaggagctgcaggagcacgTCAGCCAGGTGGGCCGTGGGCGCGTGGGCAGAGCCGCTGACGCAAGCCCCGAgggagggatgaggatggggcTGAGCGGCGGCGCCTCGTCCCCCACAGTTGACGGAGAAGCTGCAGGATGCGGAGAACGACTCCATGGCCAAGatagcagagctggagaagcagctgagccAGGCACGGCGGGAGCTGGAGGCGCTGCGGGTGAGCCGGGGGTGCTGCGCTACTGAGGGCGCTGGGACTGAGGGACTGGGCTCAGAGAGTGCAGTGGGACACTGGTGACCTGCCGGGGATTGTCAcctctccaggagcagctgagccccCCGCGGCCGCCCAGCCCGCcgtccccccagccccaggagtgcTACCGGCTGGCACTGGAGCGGCGGCTGGCGGAGCTCGAGGAGAAGGGGCTGGTGCAGATCCTGCGTGGGCCCGACGGAGACGTCGCCATCGAAATTGTCCCCGTTGTCATAGAAACCCCCGCAGCTCCCGTGATTTCTGGAGAGGCCACCGCCACCACCGACACCACCGCCACCTGCACAGGTACCGTGGGTGCGAGGGGATGTCCCCTtcccggcgggcggggacaCCTGGCACCAAAGAGGGGTTGGCAGAAAGGCTCTGGGCACAGGAACTGAGGCGGGGGTGTGGGAATGTGCCCGGGGACTCGGGGAAATGCGGTGGCAGAGGGAGCGTGGTGGTGGCACCGTGCCCTGCTGTGTCACCATCTCACCCACCTCTTCTTTCCCTTGCAGATGCTCCGgctctggctccagccccacctcccccaccagcacctgctgccCCCCCGCCCCCACCCCCTCCACCTCCCCCACCTTTGCCGGGGGCTGAACCcatccctcccccaccccctgcaccccctcTGCCCGCAGGCACCGCtccccccccagctccccctctcCCGGGTGCcgcagtgccaccaccccccCCACCGCTCCCGGGGGGGCCGGAGGGGCCCGTGCCCCCCCCTCCACCACCCCCACCCCTCGGTGGGGAGCCCCCAGCCGGGCCGGGTGCCCTCCCCACTGCCAACGGTTCAGGTGAGTGTGGCCCAGAGATGGTGGGGATGTTCCctgtgaggggtctgggggtaccctggggtggatttgggacGCCCCCTCCGTGACGCGTTCCCCCATCCCCCCGTGACCCTGCAGTGAAGGTGAAGAAGCCGATCCAGACCAAGTTCCGCATGCCCGTCTTCAACTGGGTGGCTCTGAAGCCGAGCCAGATCGACGGCACCGTCTTCACCGAGCTCAACGATGAgaaggtgctgcaggtgagcacACGGGGACAAGGGGCTGGGCACGGGATGCCCGGGGGGGCTCAGTGCCCCAGGCCATGCTGAAGCTGCCCGGTGCCCACCCTGCACCCATCCTCGGTgtcacagggctgcagcaggagcaggaggtcAGGAAAACTCCTTAGCACCATGGAGAGGGACATGGGATCTGGCGCGCTTCTCCTCTcaccctgtccttgtccctttGCTCCATCCACATCCTCACATCctgtccttttcttcttcctcatctCCATCCTCTGGTCCCCTGACCCCCTCCTTaccccctccctgtcctcttGCCTGTCTCTGTACTTGTCCCTTTGTTCCATCCTCAATCCCTTTGCTTCATCTTGATTCTCACTCCTCACCCCTACCCTGCTCCTCTGGCCCCGTCCTCACCCCAGATGTCCCACGCCACCTCCCTGCCGTGCCcacagccccgtgtccccacaggaGCTGGACATGAGTGACTTTGAGGAGCAGTTCAAGACCAAGGCGCAGGGCCCAGCCCTGGACATCAGTGCCCTCAAGGCCAAGGCCACACAGAAGGCCCCCAGCAAGGTGACCCTCATGGAGTCCAACCGGGCCAAGAACTTGGCCATCACCCTGCGCAAGGGCGGCCGCAGCATCCAGGACATCTGCACGGCCATCGAGACGTGAGTGCTCTCTgctggggtggggcaggggcaggatggggtcaggcacagccagcacgGGGTTGGGATGGTGGAGGGTGTGATGGGATGCAGAGGTTGGTGTGGGGATGGAGGAATAGAGGTGGGGAGATGGAGGGTGAGGGATCAGATATGGAGAGGTGGAAGGATGCAGGCACCAGCTGTGGGGatggagaaatgcaggaatgaGACATGAGGCTGTGGGGGtcagacacagagacacagatgGATGCAAAGACCAGttgtggggatggagggatgcaggaagcAGATATGAAAAGAAGGGATGTGGGGACAAAAGACAGAGAGATGGAGGGATCCATATGGAGAGATAGAGACATAGAAAGATGGAGTAATGCAGGAACCAGCTGTGGGGGTGGAGGGATCAAGGACCTCCTGTGGGGGTGGAGGGATAATGGAACCAGCTGGGTGTTTGGGACCATGGCAGGGCCTGACAGTAGCAGGAGTGTCCCCTCCCCGCAGGTACGACCAGCAAGCCCTGAGCCTCGacttcctggagctgctgctgcgtTTCCTGCCTACCGAGTACGAGCGGAGCCTGATCGAGAAGTTCGAGCGGGACCAGCAGCCGCCAGAGGAGCTGTCGGACGAGGACCAGTTCATGATCCGCTTCAGCAAGATCCCCCGCCTGGCCGAGCGCATGAACGTCATGATCTTCCTGGGCAGCTTCGGCGACACAGCGCAGCTGCTCATGCCGGTGTGCGGGGGGCCGGGCGGGGCAGGGGCGCGGGGGTGGCTCCTGCGGGGACACTcacccccttccctcccccacaGCAACTCAACGCCATCATCGCCGCCTCCATGTCCCTCAAGTCTTCCAGCAAACTGCGCCACATCCTCGAGGTGAGGGCTTCGGGGGAGGTGGCCCCTAGGGGTGCACGCAGGGTGCTGGCAGAGTGTCTGTGGGCGTTGTGCCCTCctggccctgtgtccccaagctGTGGTGTCCCTGCAGATCGTCCTGGCCTTCGGGAATTACATGAACAGCAGCAAGCGTGGAGCTGCCTACGGCTTCCGGCTGCAGAGCCTCGATGCGGTAGGGTCGGTGTGGGGTGCCTGGGGTGGGGCTGATCGgggcactgccactgccagggaccagccctggggacagagggacacaagGACCAGCTGCAGAGATAGGAGGATGCAGGAACCTGCAGGGATGCAAGGACCGGCAGTAGGGATGGAGGGACATGAGGtttgctgtggggacagaggaaggaagagattGTCTGTTGTGTTAGAGAGGCAAGGGGAGGAGGCAAAGGGATGGAGATACACAGGAATGGGGTCAGAAGGATGGAGACCTGATATGGAGAGATTCAACGATTCAAGGATCTTGATGAAGGAAGATGGGATGAAGGAAGATAAAGAAAGATGCAAGGTGACAGAGGGAGAAAGGTCACACATGGGAATGTCGGGATAAAGaaccagctgcagggacagagcgATGCAGACCCTGCCATGGGGATGGAGAAAGATGGGAATCAGCCATGGGAATGGAGGGATGCAGACCTGCCTGGGGATGCATACAGACCCAGCCACATGGATAAAGGGCCACCAGAGGCAGGGTGAGGGGGTCGTGGCTGCAGGTCAGGGCTGActctgccctggcccagctcctgGAGATGAAGTCAACAGACCGCAAGCAGACGCTGCTGCACTACCTGGTGCGGGTGATCATGGAGAAGTACCCGGAGCTCACTGGCTTCCACACCGAGCTGCACTTCCTCGACAAGGCAGGCACAGGTAGTGCCCACGTGCCCTGGGCCAGGCAtcagggcagcccctggcacttggagcctgccctgagcctgcaCTGCTCACCTCCCACAGTGTCCCTGGATGGTGTCCTGCAAGACGTGCGGAGTCTGCAGCAGGGCATGGAGCTGACCCGCAGGGAATTCATGAGACAGGACGACAGCCCCGTGCTCAAGGACTTCCTCAAGGTCAACTCGGAGGTGATGGAGAAGCTGCAGGCTGACAGCAAAACTGCCAAGGTGGGTGCTGGGGTGAGGTCATGGGCGCTGCATAGGGACACCCTGGGGTGCCCTCTGCTCACACCTCTGCCCCCTGGGAGACCCTCCTGCTTGGGATGTGGCTCCCGAGGAGAGACAcggggcaggatggggaggtGGGAGAGGCTGGAAGGAGGTGGTGGGCAATGGGCACCACTGCCTTGCCCCAGCCCCTGGATCAGGTGTCTCTGCCCACAGGAAGCATATGAGTCAGCTGTGGAGTATTTCGGGGAGAACCCCAAGACCTGTCCCCCTACCACCTTCTTCCCCATGTTTATGCGCTTCATCAAAGCCTACAAGGTAGGAGGGGGCATGGGGTTCTGTGTTtctgagggctgggaggagatttgggggacCTGACCTCACTTTGGAGCAACCAGTGGAAGTCACAGGCAAAGCTGGGGCTCGTGGGGTCAGGAGACCTTGGTGCTCAGGAATGACCCTTTGGGATGATCAGAGATTTTGGAACTGGgttggggtgagctgggggctgtgaggggagggaggaagggggcTGCAGTTCTGGACACCTCTGCCTCAACACAcccttcctgcccctctcccaagcaagcagagcaggacaTCGAACTGTGGAAGaaacaagaggctgcagccaaAGAGGCAGaatcctgctcccctggcagcGAGCAGCAGCCTGAGGTGAAGGTGCCCCCATATCTGTGTCCTGGGGGGttctcagccccagccctgagtgGCTGAGTGCTGGAGAAGGACTAAACAGGTCCTGGGGAGGGGCAACTGAGTGGGAGGTGAAGGTGAGGGTACCCCATCTCCTCTGGGGTGTCATCAGGCCACTCAAgcaccctgtcccctccccagctgcctgtCCAGAAGGCCAGGAGGCAGCAGATGGACATGATTGCTGAGCTGAAGAAGAGGCAGATGGTGAAGGAGCCGCTCATCTATGAAGGCAAAGATGGTGCCATTGAGGATATAATTTCAGGTGAGAGATGATTTCAGGTGAGcagccaggtgtccccagatcacagacccagggctgggggctgcaggggctgtcaCAGGAGCTGGAGGATCACCAAGCTGCAACACAGGGACCAAACCTACCTGCAAGCACCTTCACATCCCACATGGCAAAGCTGCCGAGTGCTCCCTCCCCTGTCTCAtatctcttcctcctcttctgcttcttcctcctctctcctcctgctcctcctcgcTGTCTCTGGACCACTCTGCTCAGCTCTCAAAACTGTTCCTTTCACGGCCCGGACGGGCAAACGCTCGTCCCGGCTCTTCTGCGACGTGAGCTTCAACGAGGAGAGTCCTCTGTAGGTAACgtggggcagcggggccggcgCAGGTGGGCGGGGGCTGCCGAGGGCTGCCGggcttccccccctccccgccccggcTCTGTGGCCGGATTTGCCCCACGCTGAACCCAACCCAGGCTGAGCCCCGATGCGGTGCTGGGCTCCGAGAGCCGCCGGCCGGGCTCCCACAGGCTCATTCgtagctgctgctcctccctgggctctccTGAGTGTCCTCATACCCTGAGGGGCGGCTCCGGGCAgagagacaggacaaggggcaggGGTTTTAAACGAGCAAAGGAGGGTTTTAGGTTGAAGGTTCGGCAAAAATTTAATTCCTGTAAGGGTGAACCCTGgctagagaagctgtggctgccccagccctgggagtgtccaaggcctggcctggctggacaagccttggagcaccctggggcagtggaaggtgtccctgccatggcaggggtgggactggattAAGTCAAGGTTTAAGAACCTTCCAATCCAAAGCATTCCATGTTAATGTGGTGGGTGGCAGATCCGGGTGATCCCGGGAGGGCAGTGAAGCTCAAGCCCTGCTTCCCCGGTGCAGATCTGCGGAACAACCCGTACCGGCGGGGGGACAAGGCCCGCGGCAGCGCCAAGAAGCGGGCGGcggggcagagcctgcaggcCACGCCGGACATCGCGCTGTGAGCGGCGCCGTCCCTGCCGCGGGGCAGCGGGGCAGGACCGGCCTCCCGGCGCGGATGGGACCGCAGGGTGTCCGTCCCTCAGCGCGGGGCTCGTGCTGGAGGGACAGGGCCCGCTCCGAGCTGCTCCAGCCGCTTAACGCGCCAGCTCCGCCTGCCTGCCTGGGGCCGGGCACGGGCACCCCCGGCGCTTGCTTGGCCACGTCCCTGAgctcctctccccaggctggcagggctggggggcccTCCTGGCTACGGACAGGGCGGGGGAAGCACAGAAAGGGCTCCAGCTTGTCCTGCAAGGAAAAGAGGGGCTGTCCCATCCCGACCCCGGCGCTGCTCCCTCGCACGCTGGCCACGGGGCCATCCCTGCGCTCCGGCGTGTCCCACCCTGAGCTTGCTGGTGCCTTTGATTGCCGCTGCGGGAGGGGATGGGGTgtcaggcagggacacagcgCTCCCCGCACacccccccgcctcccccggccccgcagagcccccagccccgcgtTCTCCTGCGCTGCAGAGCCAGcgaggagctgctgcaaagcTCCCACCCCGGGCACCTCCCggagccaggggctggcagcGGTGCTATTTTACATGAATTTATAAGTCTTCCTTCAAATTTCTCTGTGCTGcggcagcagggaaaggagcaccCCCAcacagggtgtccccaaggctgtggCGAACAGCGCTGGGCTGCTCCTCGCCGCAGGGGAGGCTCCGTAGCTGTGGCAATCGGCAGCAGCGACAAGTTGTCGCGAGGTGGTGACACCTCCGCCCACCTGCATCCGCAGCATCCACCTGCACTGCCGGGGCTGGGGCCCCGGGACAAACCGGGACTGGCAGCCCGTTTTGTGGGGTGGGACACGCAGGAGATGccggcagccccagccccgcagcaGCCGCAATCCCGAGGCTGCGGGGTCCCTGCAGAGCCGCACGATCCTCTCGGGACCGCTCCGGACCCGACCGccgctccctgccctgccccgctcTGCTGACAGCCCCGACCCCGCAGTGCCGCAATTAAACCTCGGTGCATTTACTTCATCAGCCGGCCCcgctcctccctcctcctgcccctcctcccgTCCCTTCTCGCTCGTCCCAGCTTTAGCCAGAGCAGCCGCTGCTTCCTGCTGTATTTAAGCTGCTTCAGCGCCGGCTCCGTGTCCggggagggatgggaaatgaATGTGTAACTTATAAATGCCTTTAAGCCAGAAATGTAAACCATTAACTGCTCATTTGtatacattatttttatatactgAAGGCCTGTTTAATCTAAAGCAAAACTGGTAATAAAATGTCTCAGCGGATAAAGAACTTGTCTGGGAGAAGGGTTTGTATGGGAGGGCAATGCTGTtatggagggagggagaaaagaaggaaagatggAGTGAGGGAAGGATagaggagaaaggaaggggggaaggagggaagctGAAAGGAGGGATAGAAAGATGGAGggtgtggctgtggctgccccatccctggaaaagtccaaggccaggctggatggggtgtgggagcaacctgggatagtgggaggtgaGAGGATGGAACGagatgatctttagggtcccttccaacacaaaccagtcTGGAATTCTAGCATAAACCACCCACCATTTTTTTGAGGACAACAGATCTGAGGTCTGTTCACAGCATAGACATGTGGGTGCATGACAGcacaaaaatgtgtttcaggATAACTGTCCTCACTCAGCAGCCTGGCCACAGCCCCCCAGCTCGCTGGGCTCATTTACTGGAAGGATTCAGCTCTGTGCAGACAGCTCCTGCaacagcagaggggctgcagcactgggagatgTAGGGGGATCCCCAGAGCTCCACCTGCCTCACCCCTGCACCTCCCAGTGCAGCCAATCCCCTACAATGGAACAGAGGGAGGACAAGGGACTGTGCTTGGAAGGAGAGAGATGCGAGGATATACAGCAAAGCCTGGGCTTAGATCCATCAAAGTTAGTGCTGCTTCTTTATTCCCAAAAGTCACAGAATCCTTCAAGATCCTGGGGTGGAGGGGACACCAAAGGATgatccagtcccacccctggccctgcacagaccccccAGCAATCCACCCTatccaaacactcctggagctctggcagcctcagggctgagggctgggaccattccctggggagcctgggcagtgcccaaaccccctccctgaCTTCTTCTGCATCCCCCAAACCCAAGGGTAATTATTATATAGCAGAGCTCCTCTTTCTGGAAAATCTTATTCAGCATCATCATCTTGTTCTCCAGGACAACACATCAAACCACCAGCAACGACaacaaacaaaatctttttagctttattttttttccctgtgaaaatgCAGGTCAAAAACATTAACTTCAAGAAATCACAGTTTTATAAAGTGTCATTCGTTCCATGCAAGCTCCTCATTCCAGCACCTTCcccccctgcccatcccaaaGAGATCCTCAGCTCCACCTCGCCTCACCAGCAGCGATTTTTCCAGACATCCGGAAGGAGCTGCACGACAAGAGCCATCTGTGTTTATCACTCCTACTTGtcctccccaccctgagctgGGGTTCTGTCCTAAACACTTGTTATGAAACCTGACAGTTCCAGCCAAATTTGAACGAGGGTAATGCAAATCTTCCCCGACTTTCTGCTGTCAGTATTgccttcatctggcagccagGTTGTTTGTGCCTGTCACAGCAAAGTGACAAGCCAAGGGAAGAGGAAACTGTCCTGGCAGCACGACAGagccagggagagctcaggctggctggcagcacagcctggagatTGTCCCAGAGGAGAACCCCAGCTCAGGCACTGGGAAGGCACCAGTGGTTTGTGGGGCTGCCgaggtgctgtccccagcagggactgTGACACCACATCCCACCCTGAGAGCAGTGACATGGCCAAGCTTTGGGCTGGGAACCTGCAGCCTCACTTGGGCACTCATGGTGGCAGCAGAACAGGATTGAAAGCTTTGGACAAAACAAAGAGGGTGAATCCTGGCTAATGCTGCTGTGAGGGTACCAGGGAGCACAGACCTCTCCATAGGcctgggggacacagccagcTCCATGGGCCTGGGGGACACAGACATCTCCATGGGCCCTGTCAGGACATCCTGGACCTGGGAGGGTTCCCTGCCCTCATGCAGGTGGCCTGAGTTCAGGTTAATGCTGCAGATGCAGAGCCCAGGAGTCCTGCAGacagtcctgctgctccagggctcagTCCCAATGCCTAGGCCTGGAACTAGATACCAGGGCATGGGAACATCCCCCAGGTGACAGAGGCACAAGGCACAGCCTTTGGGATGGAACCCACGAGGCTTTGGGAGTGACACATCACCACAGACTCACATAAATAACCAACAGTTTTCCTCCTGCCCCCTCAGAGGAAGCTCAGGAAAGGAGCCAGGCATGCACTGAACCTGTGCTTGGGCACTCCTGGGAGCCCTGGAAGAGGCACTTGGATCCCTCCTACTCCAGAGCTTAAACTCTTAGTAGTTTATGGtatctgaaaaaagaaatcaagccaacctctccctttctccactCCCTCCTGGAAGACATGTGCATAATGTGTTAATTATTTACTAAAAAGACTCTGAACGTGGCATTGTAGATATAATTAGGTGCCTATTGGAACAATGTATTAAGTGCTTTAGAACAAAAAGTGCTATAAAAACTATACCCAGAGTGGTAAcaggtttcatttttctttgtgaattCCACTTTTTTATTACATCACAACTTGAGTTCTCTGATCAGGATGTCACTGTCTGGTGGAGCAAAACCAGCCCATGTTCTGGGAGACCAAAGGGAAAGAGCATCCATCCATTGTTTAAGGAGTGCTTCTCCTCACAAAGGAGGCTCAGAGTTCAGCTTTTCCCAGCTATTTTCTAAGAGAACTTCTCTTGGGAagactgccagcactgctgccctgttgtgtctcccagagcagcacGGATCTGGCAGAGCCCACCTTGGTTTTTGGGAGCTGTTTCTCTGCCCAGGCTGGATGCAGAgcccctgctcagcctcagtCACAGCCACAGGGAGGGACTGTGATCTCCAGGTGTGCCAGGCCTTGCAGCAGCCCTGAACGAGCACCTGAGCTCACACCTCCCTCAGGATCTGGTCTGGGAAAGGGTGAACAACACTCACCCACCTGGA
This Catharus ustulatus isolate bCatUst1 chromosome 23, bCatUst1.pri.v2, whole genome shotgun sequence DNA region includes the following protein-coding sequences:
- the FMNL1 gene encoding formin-like protein 1 isoform X1, with the protein product MPGTAELEERFGRVLNSMNLPPDKMKLLNQYDNEKKWELICDQERFQVKNPPSAYIQKLKSYLDTGGVSRKFKRRVQESTQVLRELEISLRTNYIGWVQEFLNEENKGLDVLLEYLAFAQCSVAYDMESAENSPGSDKGKERSLEDLNKSTSSSPTQGSSKTRPLTVSCCLSNQHIHTLLRHVHPSVPCGAPGSDGDSAPRSPGSSCPPRLNPSHSRKTLRNSRLVSQKDDVHVCIMCLRAIMNYQSGFSLVMNHPACVNEITLSLNNKSARTKALVLELLAAVCLVRGGHDIILAAFDNFKEVCGEKNRFEKLMEYFRNEDSNIDFMVACMQFINIVVHSVENMNFRVFLQYEFTHLGLDQYLETLRLTESDKLQVQIQAYLDNVFDVGTMLEDSETKTAVLEHMEELQEHVSQLTEKLQDAENDSMAKIAELEKQLSQARRELEALREQLSPPRPPSPPSPQPQECYRLALERRLAELEEKGLVQILRGPDGDVAIEIVPVVIETPAAPVISGEATATTDTTATCTDAPALAPAPPPPPAPAAPPPPPPPPPPPLPGAEPIPPPPPAPPLPAGTAPPPAPPLPGAAVPPPPPPLPGGPEGPVPPPPPPPPLGGEPPAGPGALPTANGSVKVKKPIQTKFRMPVFNWVALKPSQIDGTVFTELNDEKVLQELDMSDFEEQFKTKAQGPALDISALKAKATQKAPSKVTLMESNRAKNLAITLRKGGRSIQDICTAIETYDQQALSLDFLELLLRFLPTEYERSLIEKFERDQQPPEELSDEDQFMIRFSKIPRLAERMNVMIFLGSFGDTAQLLMPQLNAIIAASMSLKSSSKLRHILEIVLAFGNYMNSSKRGAAYGFRLQSLDALLEMKSTDRKQTLLHYLVRVIMEKYPELTGFHTELHFLDKAGTVSLDGVLQDVRSLQQGMELTRREFMRQDDSPVLKDFLKVNSEVMEKLQADSKTAKEAYESAVEYFGENPKTCPPTTFFPMFMRFIKAYKQAEQDIELWKKQEAAAKEAESCSPGSEQQPELPVQKARRQQMDMIAELKKRQMVKEPLIYEGKDGAIEDIISALKTVPFTARTGKRSSRLFCDVSFNEESPLSAEQPVPAGGQGPRQRQEAGGGAEPAGHAGHRAVSGAVPAAGQRGRTGLPARMGPQGVRPSARGSCWRDRARSELLQPLNAPAPPACLGPGTGTPGACLATSLSSSPQAGRAGGPSWLRTGRGKHRKGSSLSCKEKRGCPIPTPALLPRTLATGPSLRSGVSHPELAGAFDCRCGRGWGVRQGHSAPRTPPRLPRPRRAPSPAFSCAAEPARSCCKAPTPGTSRSQGLAAVLFYMNL
- the FMNL1 gene encoding formin-like protein 1 isoform X6, producing MPGTAELEERFGRVLNSMNLPPDKMKLLNQYDNEKKWELICDQERFQVKNPPSAYIQKLKSYLDTGGVSRKFKRRVQESTQVLRELEISLRTNYIGWVQEFLNEENKGLDVLLEYLAFAQCSVAYDMESAENSPGSDKGKERSLEDLNKSTSSSPTQGSSKTRPLTVRLNPSHSRKTLRNSRLVSQKDDVHVCIMCLRAIMNYQSGFSLVMNHPACVNEITLSLNNKSARTKALVLELLAAVCLVRGGHDIILAAFDNFKEVCGEKNRFEKLMEYFRNEDSNIDFMVACMQFINIVVHSVENMNFRVFLQYEFTHLGLDQYLETLRLTESDKLQVQIQAYLDNVFDVGTMLEDSETKTAVLEHMEELQEHVSQLTEKLQDAENDSMAKIAELEKQLSQARRELEALREQLSPPRPPSPPSPQPQECYRLALERRLAELEEKGLVQILRGPDGDVAIEIVPVVIETPAAPVISGEATATTDTTATCTDAPALAPAPPPPPAPAAPPPPPPPPPPPLPGAEPIPPPPPAPPLPAGTAPPPAPPLPGAAVPPPPPPLPGGPEGPVPPPPPPPPLGGEPPAGPGALPTANGSVKVKKPIQTKFRMPVFNWVALKPSQIDGTVFTELNDEKVLQELDMSDFEEQFKTKAQGPALDISALKAKATQKAPSKVTLMESNRAKNLAITLRKGGRSIQDICTAIETYDQQALSLDFLELLLRFLPTEYERSLIEKFERDQQPPEELSDEDQFMIRFSKIPRLAERMNVMIFLGSFGDTAQLLMPQLNAIIAASMSLKSSSKLRHILEIVLAFGNYMNSSKRGAAYGFRLQSLDALLEMKSTDRKQTLLHYLVRVIMEKYPELTGFHTELHFLDKAGTVSLDGVLQDVRSLQQGMELTRREFMRQDDSPVLKDFLKVNSEVMEKLQADSKTAKEAYESAVEYFGENPKTCPPTTFFPMFMRFIKAYKQAEQDIELWKKQEAAAKEAESCSPGSEQQPELPVQKARRQQMDMIAELKKRQMVKEPLIYEGKDGAIEDIISALKTVPFTARTGKRSSRLFCDVSFNEESPL
- the FMNL1 gene encoding formin-like protein 1 isoform X5; protein product: MPGTAELEERFGRVLNSMNLPPDKMKLLNQYDNEKKWELICDQERFQVKNPPSAYIQKLKSYLDTGGVSRKFKRRVQESTQVLRELEISLRTNYIGWVQEFLNEENKGLDVLLEYLAFAQCSVAYDMESAENSPGSDKGKERSLEDLNKSTSSSPTQGSSKTRPLTVRLNPSHSRKTLRNSRLVSQKDDVHVCIMCLRAIMNYQSGFSLVMNHPACVNEITLSLNNKSARTKALVLELLAAVCLVRGGHDIILAAFDNFKEVCGEKNRFEKLMEYFRNEDSNIDFMVACMQFINIVVHSVENMNFRVFLQYEFTHLGLDQYLETLRLTESDKLQVQIQAYLDNVFDVGTMLEDSETKTAVLEHMEELQEHVSQLTEKLQDAENDSMAKIAELEKQLSQARRELEALREQLSPPRPPSPPSPQPQECYRLALERRLAELEEKGLVQILRGPDGDVAIEIVPVVIETPAAPVISGEATATTDTTATCTDAPALAPAPPPPPAPAAPPPPPPPPPPPLPGAEPIPPPPPAPPLPAGTAPPPAPPLPGAAVPPPPPPLPGGPEGPVPPPPPPPPLGGEPPAGPGALPTANGSVKVKKPIQTKFRMPVFNWVALKPSQIDGTVFTELNDEKVLQELDMSDFEEQFKTKAQGPALDISALKAKATQKAPSKVTLMESNRAKNLAITLRKGGRSIQDICTAIETYDQQALSLDFLELLLRFLPTEYERSLIEKFERDQQPPEELSDEDQFMIRFSKIPRLAERMNVMIFLGSFGDTAQLLMPQLNAIIAASMSLKSSSKLRHILEIVLAFGNYMNSSKRGAAYGFRLQSLDALLEMKSTDRKQTLLHYLVRVIMEKYPELTGFHTELHFLDKAGTVSLDGVLQDVRSLQQGMELTRREFMRQDDSPVLKDFLKVNSEVMEKLQADSKTAKEAYESAVEYFGENPKTCPPTTFFPMFMRFIKAYKQAEQDIELWKKQEAAAKEAESCSPGSEQQPELPVQKARRQQMDMIAELKKRQMVKEPLIYEGKDGAIEDIISDLRNNPYRRGDKARGSAKKRAAGQSLQATPDIAL
- the FMNL1 gene encoding formin-like protein 1 isoform X2 is translated as MPGTAELEERFGRVLNSMNLPPDKMKLLNQYDNEKKWELICDQERFQVKNPPSAYIQKLKSYLDTGGVSRKFKRRVQESTQVLRELEISLRTNYIGWVQEFLNEENKGLDVLLEYLAFAQCSVAYDMESAENSPGSDKGKERSLEDLNKSTSSSPTQGSSKTRPLTVRLNPSHSRKTLRNSRLVSQKDDVHVCIMCLRAIMNYQSGFSLVMNHPACVNEITLSLNNKSARTKALVLELLAAVCLVRGGHDIILAAFDNFKEVCGEKNRFEKLMEYFRNEDSNIDFMVACMQFINIVVHSVENMNFRVFLQYEFTHLGLDQYLETLRLTESDKLQVQIQAYLDNVFDVGTMLEDSETKTAVLEHMEELQEHVSQLTEKLQDAENDSMAKIAELEKQLSQARRELEALREQLSPPRPPSPPSPQPQECYRLALERRLAELEEKGLVQILRGPDGDVAIEIVPVVIETPAAPVISGEATATTDTTATCTDAPALAPAPPPPPAPAAPPPPPPPPPPPLPGAEPIPPPPPAPPLPAGTAPPPAPPLPGAAVPPPPPPLPGGPEGPVPPPPPPPPLGGEPPAGPGALPTANGSVKVKKPIQTKFRMPVFNWVALKPSQIDGTVFTELNDEKVLQELDMSDFEEQFKTKAQGPALDISALKAKATQKAPSKVTLMESNRAKNLAITLRKGGRSIQDICTAIETYDQQALSLDFLELLLRFLPTEYERSLIEKFERDQQPPEELSDEDQFMIRFSKIPRLAERMNVMIFLGSFGDTAQLLMPQLNAIIAASMSLKSSSKLRHILEIVLAFGNYMNSSKRGAAYGFRLQSLDALLEMKSTDRKQTLLHYLVRVIMEKYPELTGFHTELHFLDKAGTVSLDGVLQDVRSLQQGMELTRREFMRQDDSPVLKDFLKVNSEVMEKLQADSKTAKEAYESAVEYFGENPKTCPPTTFFPMFMRFIKAYKQAEQDIELWKKQEAAAKEAESCSPGSEQQPELPVQKARRQQMDMIAELKKRQMVKEPLIYEGKDGAIEDIISALKTVPFTARTGKRSSRLFCDVSFNEESPLSAEQPVPAGGQGPRQRQEAGGGAEPAGHAGHRAVSGAVPAAGQRGRTGLPARMGPQGVRPSARGSCWRDRARSELLQPLNAPAPPACLGPGTGTPGACLATSLSSSPQAGRAGGPSWLRTGRGKHRKGSSLSCKEKRGCPIPTPALLPRTLATGPSLRSGVSHPELAGAFDCRCGRGWGVRQGHSAPRTPPRLPRPRRAPSPAFSCAAEPARSCCKAPTPGTSRSQGLAAVLFYMNL